DNA from Massilia antarctica:
TCTTGGGTGCGAAGTCCGAGCCGAAGTAGCCGTACACCCATTGCAGCTTTTCTTCCTGCGTCATCTCCTTGAGCACCAGGGTGGCGCGCTGCCCGGCGGAGAGGGCGCGGTTCATCCACGGCATGGGCGCCTCGGCCGCGCCGGCCATCAGCGGCAGGGCGGCCGCGATGGCGGCGGCGAGGGCGTGTTTGATCAGGGTGGTCGTGCGGGTGCTCATCGTGCCTGTCTCCTCTTTGTATTTACCCGCTCGGCGCCTGGAAAGGTCGCCGGCCGGTTTATATGGATGAGGTGAGTGTGCATGCGGACTGGCGGCCGGTCAAACAAAAGGTGGCGCTTTCGACCATGTTTAGCCATGATCACTAAACACGCGGGCGGCCGCTGGCAGGGTGCTACGCCCGGGGCGATGCGCTTGGATAGCTGCGCAACAGGCGGCGCTGCCCTGTTTAGTAAAACCCGGCTAAACTGTTCGCAAACCGGACCAATCGTTTGACCATGGGCTCATCGATATGCAAGACTCTCAGCATCAAAAGGCATCTGCCACTGGAGAAGCTTGTGATCCATCCGACAGCGCGTCCGCGCCCCCCGCTGGTGCCGTTCCGATGAGCGCCGCCAGCCCATCGAACGTCACCATCCGCGACATCGCCAAGTTTGCCGGCGTCTCGGCGGGGACCATTTCGCGCGCGCTCAAGAACGAGCCTGGCCTGACCGAAACCACGCGCCAGATGGTGCTGTCGGCCGCCCATGAACTGGGCTACGATTTTGCCAACCTGCGGCGCAAGCGCATGCGGCGCCTGACCTTCTTGCTGCACCGCCAGCACAACACGGCCGCCAGCAGCCCGTTTTATTCGCCGGTGCTGCACGGCGCCGAGGAAGCCTGCCGCAAGCAGGGCATCGTGCTGTCGTTCATGGCGGTCGGCCCGGCCGATGGCGTGACCGAGCAGTTGCGCATGCACGCGCCGGACGCGATCGTGTGCGCCGGCTTTTTCGAACCCGAGCTGCTGGGCGCCCTGCGCGCGAGCGGCAAGCCGCTGGTCCTGATCGACATGAAGCTGCGCGGTTACAGCTCGGTCAACCCGGACAATTTCATGGGCGGCTACCTGGCCACCAAACACCTGATCGGCCTGGGACGCACGCGCATCGGCATGATCTCGGGTTCCCTGGGCCACTACAGCGTGCGCGAACGGAACAAGGGCTACCGCCAGGCCCTGTTCGAATCGGGCATGCTGGCCGACCCGCGCCTGGAAGCGAGCCTGCCGGAAGGCGTCGATCTTGAAACCGGGGCGTGCGAAGCGATGCAGTCGCTGCTTGCCCTGCCCAATCCGCCGGATTCGGTGTTCTGCTACAACGACAGCGCCGCCCTGGTGGCCATGCGCTGCTGCCTGGCGGCCGGCCTGACCGTGCCGCACGACGTATCGATCGTCGGCTTCGACGACATCTCCAGCGCGGTACTCGGGCACCGGCCCCTGACCACCCTGCGCATCGACAAAAAAGAACTCGGCGCGATGGGCGTCGAGCTGCTGCTGCGCGACCAGCAGGATGCACCTGTCGAACAGGTCGCCCCTGTGGAACTGATTGTGCGCGCCAGCACCGTGTGCGACGACTTCGGGCCGCACAAATAGAGCGAGCCTCCTTCACCGACTGACCAACCAGCGTGCATGCGCGGCCTTCCGGCCCGCGTCCGTACGCCATTTACGCCCTTTTTTTGATAACGAGACTTGACGATGGCCCCCGATTTTCATTCGCGCGATACCCTGCTTGACCACATTCGCCACACCAAACGCTTTTACGATCCGCGCTGCGTCGATCCCAGCGGCGGTTTCTATCATTTCTACAAGGACGACGGCACCGTCTACGACGCGCACACGCGCCACCTGGTGAGCAGCACGCGCTTCATCTTCAATCATGCGATGGCGTACCGCGAGTTCGGCGACCCGGCCGACGAGATGCGCCTTTTGCACGGGCTGGACTTCCTGCGCGCGGCGCACCGCAATCCGGCCACCGGCGGCTATTGCTGGCAATTGCGCTGGGCCGACGGCAAGGGCGAGGTCACGGACGCCACCAACCACTGCTACGGCCTGGCCTTCGTGCTGCTGGCGTATTCGCACGCGCTGATGGCCGGCGTGGAAGAAGCGCGCCTGCATATCGACGAAACCTTTGCCCTGATGGAGCGCCACTTCTGGGAGCCGAAACATGGCCTGTACGCCGACGAAGCGAGCGCCGACTGGTCGCAGCTGTCGGCCTACCGCGGCCAGAACGCCAATATGCACGCCTGCGAAGCCCTGCTCAGCGCTTTTGAAGCGACCGGCGAGAACGCCTACCTGCGCCGCGCCGAAACGCTGGCCTACAACATCACCGTGCGCCAGGCCGCCCTGTGCGACAACACCGTGTGGGAGCACTATCACGTCGACTGGTCGGTCGACCATGACTACAACCGCCATGACAGCACGAATATCTTCCGCCCCTGGGGCTTCCAGCCGGGCCACCTGACCGAGTGGAGCAAGCTGCTGCTGATCCTGGAGCGCCACAATGCCCACTTGCTGGGCGACGCGGACTGGCTGCTGCCGCGCGCCTCCGCCCTGTTCCTGCAGGCGATGGACAAGGCCTGGGACACGCAGCACGGCGGTATCTTCTACGGCTTCGCGCCGGACGGCAGCATTTGCGACGGCCACAAATACTTCTGGGTGCAGGCCGAAAGCCTGGCCGCGGCCGCGCTGCTGGGTGCACGCACCGGCGACGCGCTGTACTGGGATTGGTACCAGCGCATCTGGGAATACAGCTGGACTCACTTTGTCGACCACCAGCATGGTGCCTGGTACCGCATTCTCAGCCCGGCCAACGCCAAGCTGACCGACGAGAAGAGCCCGGCCGGCAAGGTCGACTATCACACCATGGGCGCCTGCTACGAAGTGCTCAATGTACTGAAGGACTGACATGAACGCACCGATTTTTCCCGTGTTCGTGGCCGCCGGCGAGGCGCTGACCGACATGATCGCCGACCCCGGCCAGCAGCGCTGGAGCAGCCAGGTGGGCGGCTCGACCTGGAACGTAGCGCGCGCCATGGCGCGCCTTGCTGTGCCGAGCGCCTTCGCCGGCGCCATCAGCACGGACGTCTTTGGCGACCAGTTATGGGACGCCAGCATGGCGGCCGGGCTGGATGTGCGCTTCGTGCAGCGCGAGGCGCGCTCGCCGCTGCTGGCGATCGTCTACCGAACCGACCCGCCCAGCTATTTTTTCGTGGGCGACGACAGCGCCGACCTGCACTTCGACGCGGCGCGCCTGCCGGACGGCTGGCGCGCGCACTGCAAGTGGGCGCACTTCGGCGGCATCAGCCTGGCGCGCGAACCGCTCGCCGGCAAGCTGGTGGCGTTGGCAGCCTCGCTCAAGGCCGATGGCGTCAACATCAGCTATGACCCCAATTTCAGGGCACTGATGGACCAGCGCTACGACACAACCTTGCAGCGCATGACGGCGCTGGCCGATGTGATCAAGGTGTCCGATGAAGACCTGGCGGGGCTGTTTCGCACCAACGACCTTGAGAACGCGTTTGCCACCCTGCGCGGCTGGAACCCCGGCGCCACCTACCTGTACACGCGTGGCGCGCAAGGCGCTTCGCTGCACATCGGCGACCAGGCATGGCATGCCGCCTCGCCGCGTATCGCCGTCGTCGACAGCGTCGGCGCGGGCGACGCCAGCATCGCGGCGCTGGCCTGGAGCTTCCTGCGCGAACCGCAGCGCGCGCCGCTCGATCACCTGCGCTTCGCGGTAGCCGGCGGCGCGGCGGCTTGCCAGTCGGCGGGCGCCGCGCCGCCGTCGCTCGACGCCATCACGGCGCTGACGCAACGCGCTTAAGGCGCTGCCTGCCCGCGTGCATAGCGCGCGGGCGGCAAGCCGACATGGCGGGTGAAGGCGACGCTGAAGGCGCTGGCCGACGCGTAGCCGACTCGTTCGGCCACGTCGGCCACGCCACCCTCTTGCCGCCGCAGCAAATCCTTTGCCAGGGCCATGCGCCAGGCCAGCAGGTAGGCCATCGGCGCCATGCCCAGCGCGCGGCTGAAGCGCTCGAAGAACGCCGAACGCGAAAGGGCCGCTTCCTTTGCCAGTTGCGCCACCGTCCAGGGGTGCTTCATGTTTTCGTGGATGCGGCGCAGCGCCGGCGCAAGCCGTTCGTCGGCCAGGCCGCGCAACAGGCCGGGCGACGCCGCGGTCCCCGCCGAGCAGCGTAGCGATTCGATCAGCAGCACTTCCAGCAGGCGCGCAAGGATGACGTCGCGCGCTGGCCGCTGCGCGCGCGATTCGTCCGCGACCAGTTGCACGATGGTGGCCAGCCGGGGCTCGCCGCGCACGTGCACCAGCTGCGGCAGCAGCGACACCAGCAAGGCCGCATCGGGCGAGCCGAAGACGCAGTGCCCCACCAGCAGCAGGACATCTGGCGGCTCGCCCTGCGCGCCGAGCCGGAACTCGCCGTGCAGCAGCGCGACTGGTGTGGTGTCGGCGTCACTCACTGTCGGTGGCGTCATGCTCGACATCGTAAAACCGGACACGGAAGCAATCAGCACGAAGTCGCCCTGCACAAGGTCGACCGGAGCCCGGCCATCGACCTCGAGGCGGCAGGCGCCGTCGAGCAGCACGCAGTAGAACGGCTGCCCCGACCCGGCGCGGCGAACGCGCCACCGACCGGCGCCGCTGACGACCTTCGAAAACGGCGCGCGCGGCTGCAGCAAGGTGACAACCTCCGCAAGTGGATCGACCATGAACCGGACTCCCGCACATAAAAGATGGACTGGCGATTGTAGCAAGTCCGGGCGCTGGCCACTACAGTGCCTGTACTGCCAACCACCTACAGGAGTTCACATGAAAACCATCCTCATTACCGGATGCTCGTCCGGCTTCGGCCTTGAGACCGCGCGCTACTTCCTCGAACGCGACTGGAACGTCGTCGCCACCATGCGCACGCCGCGCGCCGACGTGCTTCCACATTCAAGCCGCCTGCGCATCCTCGCCCTCGACGTCGTCGATGCGCACAGCATCGCGCAAGCCATCGACGCCGCAGGCCCGATCGACGTCCTGGTGAACAATGCGGGAATCGGCGTGCTGGGCGCGCTCGAAGGCACAACGATGGCGAGCGCGCGCGAGGTCTTCGACACCAACACCCTCGGCACGATCGCGATGACGCAGGCCGTGCTGCCCCAGTTCAGGCAGCGCAAGGCCGGCGTGATCGTCAACGTCACCTCGAGCGTGACCTATGAACCGCTGCCGCTGCTGTCGGTGTACACGGCCAGCAAGGCCGCGGTCAACGCGTTTACCGAGTCGCTTGCGCTGGAACTGGCGCCATTTAACGTACGCGCGCGGCTGGTGCTGCCGGGGCGCGCACCGGAAACCCGCTTCGGCGAGAACGCCCGGCCGCGCATGGAGGGCGCCATCCCCGAAGCCTATGCCGAACTGGCGCAGCGTGTTTTCGCGGGATGGAGCGAGTCGTCGGCGGTCACGCTCGCGCAGGACGTGGCCGAAGCGGTGTGGCGCGCGGCCACCGCCCCGTCATCACCCATGCGGATCGCGGCCGGCGCCGACGCGGTGGCCCTGGCCGGATCGCGCTAAACGGCGGCCCGCGCCGGCCAGCGCCGGCGCGCGCCGCGTTACAATGCATGACCGGTTCCCGAGAAAGCTCCGCCCATGCCCGTCAATTACGCCAAGAGGCTCACCGCGCCAAGCCGCTCCAGCGACGCCAATGCGCACCTGGGCTACATGCTGGCGTTCGTGGCCGGCGCCATCAACGCCGGCGGCTTCCTGGCGGTGCACCGCTACACCTCGCACATGACCGGCGTGGTCTCGGCCATGGCCGACGACCTGGTGCTGGGCGCGCACGCGCTGGTGCTGACCGGCCTGGGAGCGCTGCTCTCGTTCATGAGCGGCGCGGCCTGTACCGCCATCATGGTCAACTACGGCCGGCGCCGCGCGCTGCATGGCGAATACGCGCTGCCCTTGATGCTCGAATCGGTCCTGCTGCTTTGCTTTGGCCTGCTCGGCGCGCGCCTGGCCGATATCGACGGCCTGTTTGCATCGGTCACGGTGATGCTCCTCTGTTTTATCATGGGACTGCAGAATGCCCTCATCACCAAACTCTCGCGCGCCGAAATCCGTACCACGCACATCACCGGCATCGTCACCGACATCGGCATTGAACTGGGCAAGATGGCCTACCTGAACCGCCCGGCGCAGCGCCAGGCCGGCCTGGCGCCGGTGACGGGCGACCGCAAACGCCTGAAAGTGCTCTCCATGCTGGCCACCTGCTTTTTTCTCGGCGGCGTGGCCGGCGCCTTCGGTTTCAGTCACCTGGGCTACGTGGCCACGGTGCCGCTGGCCCTTGCACTGATGACCCTGGCCATGCTGCCGCTGCTGGACGATGTTAAAAATATTGCAACGAGAAAACAATAGCCATCCGCGCAACGAAAAACAGCGCTGCATATGCGGTCCGATCAGAAGCCGGGGGCGTGCTCGTGGTAAGCTTCGACCCCGCACCGTGCCGTCATCCGGTTCCACTTCCTCGATAACAATACAAACTGCTTCATGGACATTACTTTCGCTCTTGCGCTTAAAGCCATCATCATGGGTCTGGTGGAAGGTTTCACCGAATTCCTGCCCATTTCCTCCACCGGCCACCTGATCCTCGCGGGCAGCCTGCTCGACTTCACCGACGAAAAAGCCAAGGTGTTCGAGATCGTCATCCAGGCCGGCGCCATCATGGCGGTGTGCTGGGAATACCGCGCGCGCATCGCCTCGGTGATGAGCGGATTGACGTCCGACCCGAAGGCGCAGAAGTTCATGCTCAACCTGATCGTCGCCTTCATGCCGCTCGCCGTGCTCGGCCTCGCGCTGGGCAAGATGATCAAGTCGGCCCTGTTCAAGCCCGTGCCGGTGGCGCTGGCCTTCATCATCGGCGGCATCATCATCTTGTGGGTGGAGCGCCGCAACAAGCTCAATCCTCCGGTGGTGCGGGTCGAGACGGTGGACGACATGACGGTGCTGGACGCCTTCAAGGTCGGCTGCGCCCAGGCCATGGCGCTCATTCCCGGCACCAGCCGCTCGGGCGCGACCATCATCGGCGCCATGATGTTCGGCCTGCCGCGCAAGGCCGCCACCGAATTCTCGTTCTTCCTCGCGATCCCGACCCTGCTGCTGGCCACCGCGTATTCGCTGGTCAAGGAACGCGCGCTGCTGTCAGCCGCCGACCTGCCGCTGTTCGGCATCGGCTCGATCGCCGCCTTCATCTCGGCCTTCCTGTGCGTGCGCTGGCTGCTGCGCTACATCAGCAGCCATGACTTCACCGTGTTCGCCTGGTACCGCATCGTGTTCGGCATCGTGGTGCTGGCAAGCTCGCACTACGGATGGGTCGTTTGGGCGGAATAATGGACCCCGGCATGGACTCCGACCTCTCAGCGCGCGCGCTCGACCAGCTGCAGACGGTCTTCGGCTACCCGGCCTTTCGCGGGCAGCAGAAAGAGATCGTCGAACACGTCGCCAGCGGCGGCGATGCGCTGGTGCTCATGCCGACCGGCGGCGGCAAGTCGCTGTGCTACCAGATTCCCGCGCTGCTGCGCGACGGCGTCGGCGTGGTCGTGTCGCCCCTGATCGCGCTGATGCAGGACCAGGTCGACGCGCTGGCCGAAGTCGGCGTGCGCGCCGCGTTTTTGAATTCGACCCAGACCTACGAAGAATCGATGCGCATCGAACGCCTGGTGCGCACCGGCGAGATCGACCTGGTGTACGTGGCGCCGGAGCGCCTGATGACGCAGCGCTGCCTGGACCTGTTCCAGGCGTCGAAGATCGCGCTGTTCGCCATCGACGAGGCGCACTGCGTGTCGCAATGGGGGCATGACTTCCGCCCCGAGTACATCAAGCTGTCGATCCTGCACGAGCAATTCCCGGACGTGCCGCGCATTGCGCTCACCGCCACCGCCGACCAGCAGACGCGCGCCGAAATCGCGCTGCGCCTGCAACTGGATGATGCGCGCCAGTTCGTGTCCTCGTTCGACCGCCCCAACATCCGCTACCAGATCGTCGAAAAAGGCAACGGGCGCAAGCAGCTGCTCGACTTCATCACCACCGAGCATGGCAGCGATGCCGGCATCGTGTACTGCCTGTCGCGCAAGAAGGTCGAGGAAACCGCCGACTTCCTGAACGAAAACGGCATCCGCGCCCTGCCCTACCACGCCGGCATGGACTACCCCAAGCGCAGCGCCAACCAGGCCCGCTTCCTGCGCGAGGAAAGCATCGTGATGGTCGCCACCATCGCCTTTGGCATGGGCATCGACAAGCCGGACGTGCGCTTCGTGTGCCACCTGGATCTGCCGAAAAGCATCGAGGGCTACTACCAGGAGACCGGACGCGCGGGCCGCGACGGCATGCCGGCCAGCGCCTGGATGGCCTACGGCTTGCAGGACGTGGTGCTGCAGCGGCGCATGATCGACGAGTCGGAAGCCGACGAAACCTTCAAGCGGGTGCTGTCGATGAAACTCGACGCCATGCTGGGCCTGTGCGAGACGCTCAGCTGCCGCAGGGTGCGCCTGCTCGAATACTTCGGCGAACAGTCCACCCCCTGCGGCAATTGCGATACCTGCCTGATTCCGCCGGTCTCCTTCGACGGCACGGTGCCGGTGCAAAAACTGCTGTCGGCGATTTACCGGGTCGACCAGCGCTTCGCGGCCGGCCACGTGATCGACGTGCTGCGCGGGGTCGAGACGGACCGCATCAAACAGTGGCACCATGATTCGCTGTCGGTATACGGCATCGGCAGCGAACGCACCGAAGCCGAGTGGCGCGCCATCTTGCGCCAGGCCATCGCGCTCGGCCTGATCACGGTCGACCATGAAGTTTACAGTTCGCTCAAGCTGACCGACGCCGCGCGTCCGGTACTCAAGGGCGGCCAGAAGGTGCAGCTGCGCCAGTACCAGAAGCCGGTCAAGCAGAAGCGCGCGCCGTCCGCCTCGTCCAAGGGGCATGTGGAGATGGACCTGTCCAAATCCGAACAGGCGATTTTCGAGAAGCTGCGCTGGTGGCGGGTCGAAACCGCGCGCGCGCACAACGTGCCGGCCTATGTGATCTTTGTCGACGCCACCCTGCGCGAAATCGCCAAGGCCAAGCCCACCTCCTTGCAGGAACTGCGCGGCGTGACCGGCGTGGGCGAGAAGAAGCTGGTCTCGTATGGCGACGAGATTGTCGCCATCATCATGGAGATGAGCTAACGCTTATCCCGCCAGCGTCTGGCGGTAGCGCCCGGGCGGCGCTCCCACCGCCTTGCTGAAACGATGGCTGAAGTGGCTCAGGTCCGCGTAGCCGCAGGCGGCCGCAATCTGCTGCAAGGGCAGCTTGCCGGCCTTGAGCAGGCCGCGCGCGCGTTCGATGCGGCTCTGCGCCACCCAGCTT
Protein-coding regions in this window:
- a CDS encoding AGE family epimerase/isomerase, coding for MAPDFHSRDTLLDHIRHTKRFYDPRCVDPSGGFYHFYKDDGTVYDAHTRHLVSSTRFIFNHAMAYREFGDPADEMRLLHGLDFLRAAHRNPATGGYCWQLRWADGKGEVTDATNHCYGLAFVLLAYSHALMAGVEEARLHIDETFALMERHFWEPKHGLYADEASADWSQLSAYRGQNANMHACEALLSAFEATGENAYLRRAETLAYNITVRQAALCDNTVWEHYHVDWSVDHDYNRHDSTNIFRPWGFQPGHLTEWSKLLLILERHNAHLLGDADWLLPRASALFLQAMDKAWDTQHGGIFYGFAPDGSICDGHKYFWVQAESLAAAALLGARTGDALYWDWYQRIWEYSWTHFVDHQHGAWYRILSPANAKLTDEKSPAGKVDYHTMGACYEVLNVLKD
- a CDS encoding YoaK family protein; amino-acid sequence: MPVNYAKRLTAPSRSSDANAHLGYMLAFVAGAINAGGFLAVHRYTSHMTGVVSAMADDLVLGAHALVLTGLGALLSFMSGAACTAIMVNYGRRRALHGEYALPLMLESVLLLCFGLLGARLADIDGLFASVTVMLLCFIMGLQNALITKLSRAEIRTTHITGIVTDIGIELGKMAYLNRPAQRQAGLAPVTGDRKRLKVLSMLATCFFLGGVAGAFGFSHLGYVATVPLALALMTLAMLPLLDDVKNIATRKQ
- a CDS encoding undecaprenyl-diphosphate phosphatase, producing the protein MTFALALKAIIMGLVEGFTEFLPISSTGHLILAGSLLDFTDEKAKVFEIVIQAGAIMAVCWEYRARIASVMSGLTSDPKAQKFMLNLIVAFMPLAVLGLALGKMIKSALFKPVPVALAFIIGGIIILWVERRNKLNPPVVRVETVDDMTVLDAFKVGCAQAMALIPGTSRSGATIIGAMMFGLPRKAATEFSFFLAIPTLLLATAYSLVKERALLSAADLPLFGIGSIAAFISAFLCVRWLLRYISSHDFTVFAWYRIVFGIVVLASSHYGWVVWAE
- a CDS encoding AraC family transcriptional regulator; amino-acid sequence: MVDPLAEVVTLLQPRAPFSKVVSGAGRWRVRRAGSGQPFYCVLLDGACRLEVDGRAPVDLVQGDFVLIASVSGFTMSSMTPPTVSDADTTPVALLHGEFRLGAQGEPPDVLLLVGHCVFGSPDAALLVSLLPQLVHVRGEPRLATIVQLVADESRAQRPARDVILARLLEVLLIESLRCSAGTAASPGLLRGLADERLAPALRRIHENMKHPWTVAQLAKEAALSRSAFFERFSRALGMAPMAYLLAWRMALAKDLLRRQEGGVADVAERVGYASASAFSVAFTRHVGLPPARYARGQAAP
- a CDS encoding SDR family oxidoreductase, with amino-acid sequence MKTILITGCSSGFGLETARYFLERDWNVVATMRTPRADVLPHSSRLRILALDVVDAHSIAQAIDAAGPIDVLVNNAGIGVLGALEGTTMASAREVFDTNTLGTIAMTQAVLPQFRQRKAGVIVNVTSSVTYEPLPLLSVYTASKAAVNAFTESLALELAPFNVRARLVLPGRAPETRFGENARPRMEGAIPEAYAELAQRVFAGWSESSAVTLAQDVAEAVWRAATAPSSPMRIAAGADAVALAGSR
- the recQ gene encoding DNA helicase RecQ, yielding MDSDLSARALDQLQTVFGYPAFRGQQKEIVEHVASGGDALVLMPTGGGKSLCYQIPALLRDGVGVVVSPLIALMQDQVDALAEVGVRAAFLNSTQTYEESMRIERLVRTGEIDLVYVAPERLMTQRCLDLFQASKIALFAIDEAHCVSQWGHDFRPEYIKLSILHEQFPDVPRIALTATADQQTRAEIALRLQLDDARQFVSSFDRPNIRYQIVEKGNGRKQLLDFITTEHGSDAGIVYCLSRKKVEETADFLNENGIRALPYHAGMDYPKRSANQARFLREESIVMVATIAFGMGIDKPDVRFVCHLDLPKSIEGYYQETGRAGRDGMPASAWMAYGLQDVVLQRRMIDESEADETFKRVLSMKLDAMLGLCETLSCRRVRLLEYFGEQSTPCGNCDTCLIPPVSFDGTVPVQKLLSAIYRVDQRFAAGHVIDVLRGVETDRIKQWHHDSLSVYGIGSERTEAEWRAILRQAIALGLITVDHEVYSSLKLTDAARPVLKGGQKVQLRQYQKPVKQKRAPSASSKGHVEMDLSKSEQAIFEKLRWWRVETARAHNVPAYVIFVDATLREIAKAKPTSLQELRGVTGVGEKKLVSYGDEIVAIIMEMS
- a CDS encoding LacI family DNA-binding transcriptional regulator, whose protein sequence is MSAASPSNVTIRDIAKFAGVSAGTISRALKNEPGLTETTRQMVLSAAHELGYDFANLRRKRMRRLTFLLHRQHNTAASSPFYSPVLHGAEEACRKQGIVLSFMAVGPADGVTEQLRMHAPDAIVCAGFFEPELLGALRASGKPLVLIDMKLRGYSSVNPDNFMGGYLATKHLIGLGRTRIGMISGSLGHYSVRERNKGYRQALFESGMLADPRLEASLPEGVDLETGACEAMQSLLALPNPPDSVFCYNDSAALVAMRCCLAAGLTVPHDVSIVGFDDISSAVLGHRPLTTLRIDKKELGAMGVELLLRDQQDAPVEQVAPVELIVRASTVCDDFGPHK
- a CDS encoding carbohydrate kinase family protein, which produces MNAPIFPVFVAAGEALTDMIADPGQQRWSSQVGGSTWNVARAMARLAVPSAFAGAISTDVFGDQLWDASMAAGLDVRFVQREARSPLLAIVYRTDPPSYFFVGDDSADLHFDAARLPDGWRAHCKWAHFGGISLAREPLAGKLVALAASLKADGVNISYDPNFRALMDQRYDTTLQRMTALADVIKVSDEDLAGLFRTNDLENAFATLRGWNPGATYLYTRGAQGASLHIGDQAWHAASPRIAVVDSVGAGDASIAALAWSFLREPQRAPLDHLRFAVAGGAAACQSAGAAPPSLDAITALTQRA